The nucleotide window GCTGTCGACTTCCAGCCAGGCGCCGTTGAGCTGCACCATGCGGTTGACCAGATACAAGCCCATGCCCGAGCCCTCGACATGCTCGTGGAACCGCCGAAAGAGCTGAAACAGCTGGCTGCCGTGGCGTTCCAGGTCGATGCCCTGACCATTGTCGCGCACAGTCAGCACGGGCACCCCGTCTTGCCGGCAGCTGCTGACCTGCACCCGGGGCGGGCGGCCCGGCTCGGAATACTTGAGGGCGTTGCTGAGCAGGTTGTAGAGAATACTCTGCAGGTTGGGCCGCACGAAGCGTACGGTGGGCACGGCGGTAAAATCAAGGCTGTATTCGGCCCCCAGCGCGGTGCTTTGCTCCCGGATGCTGCCCAGCACTTCCTCCACCAAAGCAGCCAGGCTTACGTCTTCGGCCGGCACCAGGGCGTGGCGGCGCTGCAGCTGCACCACGTCGGAGAGGTCGTGGATAGTTTGGTGAATCTGCTGCAGGGCCCGCTCAAACATGGCAATGAGTTGGATGGCGTCCGGGTCGCGGAAATAGGCCGTGCGGGTTAGCTCTTCGAAGATGCCAGCCATGTTGTTGATGGGCTGAGTCAGGTCGTGGGAGGCCGTGTATACGAAGCTGTCCAGGTCGGCGTTGGTGCGGGCCAGCTGCTGGTTGCGGGCTTCAAGCTGCTGGCTGGCCTGCTTGAAATCGTCGATGTCCGTGCTGGTGCCGAACCACTTGATAATGTTGCCGGCGTCGTCGCGCATGGGCGAGGCACGGTGCAGAAACCAGCGGTAGCGCCCATCCTGGGCCGACAGCAGCTGGCTTTCCTGCTCGTAATCCGTACCGCTGCGAATACCAGCCATAAAATTAGCCGTAATCTGCTCCCGGTTTTGGGGCGGCAGCAGCTCGGTCCAGCCAAACTCCAGGCCGTAGGCTACCGAGCGGCCTGTCAGCTCGGTCCAGCGCTGGTTGAAATAATCCAGGGTGCCATCGGGGCGGGTGGTCCACACAATCTGCGGGATGCTCTCGGCCATAAAGCGGAACTGCTCCTCGCTGCGCTGCAGCTGGTTTTGCAGCTCTTTCTGGTTGTGGTTGTCGACCAGGGTGCCATACCAGCGCAGGGCCTGCCCCTGGGCATCGTACTCGGGCACTCCCCGGCTGATCTGCCAGCGGTAGAGCCCATCGTGGTGGCGCAGGCGGTACTGCAGCTCCCAGGGCCGCCCGTGCATCAGGGCCAGCCGTAGGCTCCGGCGCACTTCGGGCTGGTCGTCGGGGTGTACCAGGGCCGTGAAGATGTCGCCCGTGGTTAGCTCCGTGGTCTGGCCCGTGTAATGGTACCACTGCGGACTCAGATATTCCATGGTGCCATCCGGGGCGCAGATAAATGACACGGCGGGCAGGGCTTCGGTCATGCGGCGCAGGCGCATGTCGCGGCGGCCCACTTCGGCGGCCAGGGCTCCCGCGCTTTGCCGGGCCCGCACCCGCTCGGTAGCTTCCACGGCAAAGGCCAACACTCCGAAAATCTGGCCCTGTTCGTCGCGCAGGGCCTGAAAGGTGAGGTCGAGGTAAAGACTGGGGGCTCCGGGCCGGCTGCCCACGGGCAGGATTGGCACCTCGTGGCCCACGAAAGTTTCCCCGGTTTGGTAAACGTGGTCCAGCTGCTCCACAAAGCCCTGCTCCACCATTTCGGGCAGCAGCTCGGCTATGGGCTTACCCAGAATGGCGCGATTATCCATCAAGGCACGGTGGGCTTCGTTAAAAAAAGCGTAGCGGTGCTCGGGCCCATCCATGGTGGCAATAATGGCCGGCGCCTGCCCCAGAATCTGGCTGAGGCGCTGATCCTGACGGCGGAGCTGTTCCTGCACGCGCTTCTGGTCGTCGATGTCGGTATTGGTGCCCAGCCACTGGGTGATTTCGCCGGCCGAGTCGCGCAGGGGCTGCAGATTGCCCAAAAACCACCGGTAGCGCCCATCCACCCCGCGCAGGCGGTGCTCGGTCTGGGCGCCGGTACCCGTGCGGATGACCTCGGGCAGCCCCAGAAAGGTCCGGGCCTGGTCGTCGGGGTGCACGAAGCGCGACCAGCCGGCGCCCAGCAGCTCCTGGCCGAAGCGCCGGTGTAGGCCTGAAAGCTGCGGTTAGTATAGGTCACCTGGCCGTCGGCAGGGTCGGCCGTCCAGGTTAGCTGGGGCAGGGCTTCGAGCAGCTGACTGAAGTGCGCCGTGCTGGCCGCCAGCTCCTGGCTCAGGCGCTTCTGCTCGTGAATATCCACTGTGGAGCCGTACCACTTCAGGCCATCGTCGGTGTAGGCGGGTACGGTATGACTCAGGTGCCAGCGGTACTGGCCGTCGTGGCGGCGCAGGCGCACTTCCAGGTTCCAGCCGCGCTTTTCCGTTAGGGCCGCGGCATATTC belongs to Hymenobacter cellulosilyticus and includes:
- a CDS encoding PAS domain-containing sensor histidine kinase, which codes for MHPDDQARTFLGLPEVIRTGTGAQTEHRLRGVDGRYRWFLGNLQPLRDSAGEITQWLGTNTDIDDQKRVQEQLRRQDQRLSQILGQAPAIIATMDGPEHRYAFFNEAHRALMDNRAILGKPIAELLPEMVEQGFVEQLDHVYQTGETFVGHEVPILPVGSRPGAPSLYLDLTFQALRDEQGQIFGVLAFAVEATERVRARQSAGALAAEVGRRDMRLRRMTEALPAVSFICAPDGTMEYLSPQWYHYTGQTTELTTGDIFTALVHPDDQPEVRRSLRLALMHGRPWELQYRLRHHDGLYRWQISRGVPEYDAQGQALRWYGTLVDNHNQKELQNQLQRSEEQFRFMAESIPQIVWTTRPDGTLDYFNQRWTELTGRSVAYGLEFGWTELLPPQNREQITANFMAGIRSGTDYEQESQLLSAQDGRYRWFLHRASPMRDDAGNIIKWFGTSTDIDDFKQASQQLEARNQQLARTNADLDSFVYTASHDLTQPINNMAGIFEELTRTAYFRDPDAIQLIAMFERALQQIHQTIHDLSDVVQLQRRHALVPAEDVSLAALVEEVLGSIREQSTALGAEYSLDFTAVPTVRFVRPNLQSILYNLLSNALKYSEPGRPPRVQVSSCRQDGVPVLTVRDNGQGIDLERHGSQLFQLFRRFHEHVEGSGMGLYLVNRMVQLNGAWLEVDSQVGVGSTFRIYFKASES